In uncultured Bacteroides sp., one genomic interval encodes:
- a CDS encoding metallophosphoesterase family protein encodes MVRIGLLSDTHGYWDEKYLKYFENCDEIWHVGDIGSMEVAEKLAAFRPLRAVYGNIDGQDIRKTYPQINRFTIEGAEVLMKHIGGYPGNYDPSIRGSILVRPPKIFISGHSHILKVKYDKTLGMLHINPGAAGIYGFHKVRTMVRFVIDNGEFKDLEVIELAG; translated from the coding sequence ATGGTAAGAATTGGTTTATTGTCAGACACTCACGGTTACTGGGATGAAAAATACCTGAAATATTTTGAGAATTGTGATGAAATTTGGCATGTAGGAGATATAGGATCAATGGAAGTTGCAGAGAAACTGGCAGCTTTTCGCCCCTTAAGGGCTGTGTATGGGAACATTGACGGACAGGATATTCGCAAGACTTATCCGCAGATAAACCGTTTTACTATTGAAGGCGCCGAAGTTTTAATGAAGCACATTGGTGGTTATCCCGGGAATTACGATCCTTCTATTCGTGGAAGTATTTTGGTTCGTCCTCCAAAAATATTTATCAGCGGGCATTCACATATATTGAAAGTAAAGTATGACAAAACTCTTGGCATGCTTCACATTAATCCGGGTGCAGCCGGTATCTATGGTTTTCACAAAGTACGTACCATGGTTCGGTTTGTTATAGATAATGGGGAGTTTAAAGATCTGGAAGTAATTGAACTGGCAGGATAA
- the rfbA gene encoding glucose-1-phosphate thymidylyltransferase RfbA: MKGIILAGGSATRLYPLSKAISKQIMPVYDKPMIYYPLSTLMLAGIREVLVISTPRDLPMFRDLLGTGEELGMKFEYKIQEKPNGLAQAFVLGAEFLNGEPGCLILGDNMFYGQGFSSMLHRAASINKGACIFGYYVKDPRAYGVAEFDETGKVISLEEKPENPKSNYAVPGLYFYDSTVTEKAAGLQPSARGEYEITDLNKLYLEEGSLKVELFGRGFAWLDTGNCDSLLEASNFVATIQNRQGFYVSCIEEIAWRNGWISTEQLNKLGQQLSKTEYGKYLIELAKTK, translated from the coding sequence ATGAAAGGAATAATTCTTGCCGGAGGAAGTGCAACTCGTCTTTATCCGCTTTCCAAAGCCATATCAAAACAAATCATGCCTGTGTATGATAAGCCGATGATTTATTACCCGTTGTCTACATTGATGCTGGCTGGAATTCGTGAAGTTTTGGTTATTTCTACTCCTCGTGATCTTCCTATGTTTAGAGACTTGCTGGGAACAGGTGAAGAGCTTGGCATGAAATTTGAATATAAAATTCAGGAAAAACCAAACGGACTGGCACAAGCTTTTGTTTTGGGAGCAGAATTCCTGAATGGCGAACCGGGATGTTTGATTCTGGGTGATAATATGTTCTACGGACAAGGATTCTCATCGATGCTTCATCGTGCGGCTAGCATTAATAAAGGTGCATGCATCTTTGGTTATTATGTAAAAGATCCTCGTGCTTATGGAGTGGCCGAGTTTGATGAAACCGGAAAAGTTATCTCTCTGGAAGAGAAACCGGAAAACCCAAAGAGCAATTATGCGGTTCCCGGTCTTTATTTTTACGACTCAACCGTAACAGAGAAAGCTGCTGGTCTGCAACCTTCTGCCCGTGGTGAATATGAAATTACTGATTTGAATAAATTGTATCTGGAAGAAGGCTCTTTAAAGGTAGAGCTTTTTGGTCGTGGATTTGCTTGGCTTGATACAGGAAACTGCGACAGCTTACTCGAAGCGTCAAACTTTGTGGCAACCATTCAGAACCGTCAGGGATTTTATGTGAGCTGCATTGAAGAAATTGCATGGCGTAATGGCTGGATTTCAACTGAGCAGTTGAATAAGCTTGGACAGCAATTATCAAAAACTGAGTATGGTAAATACCTCATTGAATTAGCAAAAACAAAATAA
- the rfbB gene encoding dTDP-glucose 4,6-dehydratase codes for MKTYLVTGAAGFIGANYLKYILAKHNDIKVVVLDLLTYAGNLGTIAGDIDNTRCEFVKGDICDRELADKLFAQYQFDYVVNFAAESHVDRSIENPQLFLMTNILGTQNLLDAARRCWVTGKDEQGYPTWREGVRFHQVSTDEVYGSLGAEGYFHETTPLCPHSPYSASKTSADMFVMAYFDTYKMPVSITRCSNNYGPFHFPEKLIPLIIKNILEGKNLPVYGDGKNVRDWLYVEDHCKAIDLVVRKGRVGEVYNVGGHNEKQNIEIVKLTIATIHQMMKENVAYREVLKKKEYNEKGELSIDWINESLITFVKDRLGHDQRYAIDPTKITNELGWYPETKFEVGIVKTIKWYLENQGWVEEVTSGDYQKYYEKMYGNK; via the coding sequence ATGAAAACTTATTTGGTGACAGGGGCTGCAGGATTTATCGGGGCTAACTATCTGAAATATATTCTTGCCAAACATAATGATATTAAAGTTGTAGTGCTCGACTTGCTCACTTATGCAGGTAACCTGGGTACTATTGCCGGAGATATAGATAACACTCGTTGCGAATTTGTAAAGGGTGATATTTGTGACCGCGAGCTTGCTGATAAACTATTTGCTCAATATCAGTTCGACTATGTGGTAAACTTTGCTGCAGAAAGTCACGTGGACAGAAGTATTGAAAACCCTCAGTTATTCCTGATGACTAATATCCTTGGAACACAGAATCTTCTGGATGCAGCTCGCCGTTGCTGGGTGACTGGTAAAGACGAACAAGGTTATCCAACATGGAGAGAAGGAGTACGTTTCCATCAGGTTTCTACGGATGAAGTTTATGGTAGTCTTGGAGCTGAAGGATATTTCCATGAAACAACTCCTCTTTGTCCTCATAGCCCTTACAGCGCTTCAAAAACTAGTGCCGATATGTTTGTAATGGCTTACTTCGATACTTATAAAATGCCGGTAAGTATTACCCGTTGTTCAAATAACTATGGTCCTTTCCATTTCCCCGAAAAACTAATTCCACTTATTATAAAGAATATTCTCGAAGGAAAGAATCTTCCTGTTTACGGAGATGGCAAGAATGTACGCGACTGGTTGTACGTGGAAGACCATTGCAAAGCAATCGATTTGGTTGTTCGCAAAGGTAGAGTGGGAGAGGTTTATAATGTAGGCGGACACAATGAAAAGCAAAATATTGAAATTGTAAAGCTGACTATTGCTACTATTCACCAGATGATGAAAGAGAATGTGGCTTATCGCGAGGTGCTTAAGAAAAAGGAATATAACGAAAAAGGTGAACTCTCTATCGATTGGATTAATGAATCACTGATTACATTTGTGAAAGACCGCCTTGGTCATGATCAGCGATATGCCATTGACCCTACTAAGATAACCAATGAACTTGGCTGGTATCCCGAGACTAAGTTCGAGGTTGGAATTGTGAAAACAATAAAGTGGTATCTGGAGAATCAAGGCTGGGTAGAAGAAGTTACCAGCGGAGATTATCAAAAGTACTACGAAAAAATGTACGGAAACAAATGA